GCTTGGAGCAACGGTGTTTATCGAAAAATTCTTAAATTGGCCTACAAGCGTGGCACTGTATTCTATCGTGATTTCTTTTGCTGTATGTGCTGTAACAGGTATCTTTTTTGGATGGTATCCTGCAAGAAAAGCATCGGCTTTAGACCCAATAACTGCGCTGCGTTACGAATAATTAATTATGTATAAAAACAAGAAAATAACTGTACTCTCACATCTAATCGTTTGGTTTGTATTACTTAGTATGCCTTATCTTTTGTCTTATCAGCAACAAGAAATTAGTAGGGTGGTAGTGCATTTTTGGATTCCGATACTATTTTATGCTATCATTTTTTACTTTAACTTTTTTGTATTAATAGATCGCTTTTTATTTACTAAAAAAACAGTTCAATTCATCATTATAAATATGATTTTAATTGCTTTTTTCATAATACTAAAAGAACAAATAGAAGACCGTTTTTTTCAAGAGCTTATTAAAAAAAGACAAAATAATAATAGTGATGGAGTTGGACCACCAGTTAAATTATTCATCTACATACAAATGTTATGGTATATGGCACCTTTGTTATTTTCAATAGCTATTAAAACCACAAAGCGCTGGGTAAAAACTGAAGCAGAACGTAAAGAAGCAACCAATTATAAGTTGAAATCGGAATTACAACATTTACATTATCAGTTGCAGCCCCATTTCTTTTTTAATTCACTTAATAATATCTATTCATTGGTAGATATTTCTCCAGAACAAGCTAAAACATCTATACACAGTTTAAGCAAGCTCATGCGTTACATGCTGTATGAAACCAATTTGGAATTGGTACCCCTATCCAAAGAAATTGATTTTCTAAAAAAATATATCGATTTAATGAAATTACGGGTATCGGATAAAACAGAGGTTTATGACAGTTTTCCATTGGAAACATCGGGAATTCAAATAGCTCCCTTACTATTTATTTCGCTTATAGAAAATGCCTTTAAACATGGGGTATCTGCCAGTAAAGAAAACCATATCAATATAACAATGACCTGTGATAAAAAAACAGTGTTGTTTATTATTGAAAACGATAACTTTCCTAAAAAAACCGATGATAAAAGTGGTTCTGGAATTGGTTTAAAAAATCTAGAAAAAAGGTTACAGTTATTATATACCAATAAGCATGTTTTTAAAACAACTCTACAAGACAATCGTTTTTTAGTATATTTAAAAATAGAAACAGCTTAATGATATGAGCAACTTAAAAATTACCTGTGTTATTGTAGACGATGAACCTATGGCGCTTAATTTAGTAGAGAGTTATGTGGAGAAAACGCCTTTTTTAGAGCTTAAAAAAAAGTGTAGTAGTGCTATTGAAGCTATGGAGTTTATAAAAAATGAACCTGTAGACTTACTGTTTTTAGACATACAGATGCCCGATTTAACAGGTCTTGAGTTTTCAAAAATGTTACCCAAAGACACACGCATCATTTTTACCACAGCATTCGATCAATATGCCTTAGAAGGCTTTAAAGTAGAAGCTTTAGATTACTTATTAAAGCCTTTTGATTATGCTGAATTTCTAGCAGCTGCAAACAAAGCAAGTACCTGGTTTCGCTTGGTAAAAGGAAACCAACAATCCCTACTTTCCGAAGAAAAAGAATTTCTTTTTGTAAAATCGGAATACAAACAACTGCGCATTAAATTGGCTGATGTGCTGTATTTTGAAGGCTTGAAAGACTATATTAAAATATGGCTAAAAGACAATCCGAAGGCTGTTTTAACGCTTATGAGTTTAAAGTCCTTAGAAGAAGAACTTCCAGAAACAAAGTTTATGCGTGTACACCGCTCCTTTATTGTGTCTTTAAAAAATATTGAAGTTATAGAGCGCAGTCAAATTATCATCAATAACCAGCGCATCACGGTTTCAGAGCAATATAAACCCAAATTCTTAGCGTTTGTAAACAATAATTCCCTTAATACCTAAGCATTCTTTTAGGCTTCATCTTTAAAATGAATGTATTGGTAGGTACAATTCCAGCAACCGTCTATTTGCTTTTATTAATCTATATCATAGCAATACCTTTAAACTATTAAGACAAAACAGCGTCTAAATATTAAAGAAAGTGGAACCTAAAATCTTATGAATTATGAAAACATTTATTAAAGTATACGCATTATCAGCACTATTTTTAGTAGCTATGACAACACAAGTTTCTGCACAAACACGTCGTGGTAGTACCACAACAAATACAACTGTAAAAACAAAAAGTACAACACTGGCTAAAAGCAACACTACAAATAGAAGAATATCCAGTACAAAAGTAACCTATAAAACGCCTAAAAAAAAGGTGGTTTCAGTAAGAACAGTACCTAATAGAACGCTTATTAAACACAACGGGCAAGATTATTATTATGCAAATAATAACTATTACACACCATCTAGAGGTCGTTATATTGTAATAGCTCCAAAAGTGGGATTTAGAATAAAAGTATTGCCTACAAACTATAAAAGAGTCCGTTTTAACAATCATAATTATTTTAATGTACAAGGTATCTTTTACACCCAAATAAATAATGAATACGAAGTTGTAGATCCAGAAATAGGAACTGTAGTTTATGAACTTCCAGAAGATTATGAAAAAGTAAGCTTGGATGGTTTAACCTATTACGAATATGCTAATATACTTTATGAAAAAGTACAAGTTAATGGCACCCGAGCCTACCAAGTAGTTGGTATTATAGATATGGAATAACGATGTATAGATTAATTGATTACTAGCAGAAAAGGAGGTTCTATTTTTATAATGAGCCTCCTTTTTGATTTTGTCATTTCTAGGAACCAGAAATAACATGATTTGATTTACTTGTATAATTACTTCTTTGTCCAAATAACAAAAAGGAATGTTCTATAAGCAGGCCCCCATTTACCAACCATCAACCACACACTGCATGGTATAGGGTTTGGTTTCCGATAACGGTAACTCTTCAAGAGTGTCTCCTAAATAATTACCGCTGGCAAAACCCGTCACATTTTTAAAACGGTACGACCAGCAAAACCTCAGGTTAGGATGCGCTTCCGAATAGGTTACCACATTATCTTCTAATATAACATTTTCAAAATCGCCAAAGGCTACAAAGTAACCAAGAAACTTATTACGACGCACATCAGCATCCGAACTTTTATACATATACATCCCACAGCTATTACATACATTTTCATGTACATAGGTTGCTCGATTGTGTCCTTTTTTTCCGCCACCGGAGTACTGAATATAGCCTAATCTGCCGTTTACCGAACCCGATGTCATGGTAATGCTATTTCTAGCAATAATATTATGGGTTTTATGCCAACTCACAATAGGGCCATCTACATAGGTATTCCCGTCGCCTTGTTCCATAACATTATCTAGAATATACACATTTTCACCACTTGTATTCACTATATCGCCTCCTTTATTGTGATGAAAATAATTATTCTGAATCAAAATATCTTCATCCACACGTCCTGGGCCTTCTATATCAATTCCAAATTGCGGACTGGTGCCACCTATATGATGGATTTCATTCTCAGTAATTTTAATACGAACACCGCCCACTATAGAAATGCCTTGACGCCTGTTGTTGTATATGTTATTATTCACGAAAGTAACATCGTTGGAGTCCAGGACTAAAGAACCATCACCTGTTACATTTTGAATTTCCATATTTTCTATTAATACATTCGTGTTATCCCAAACACAAATACCATGACCTTCATCATGGGCTGTGCCACCATCGCCATCACGGGGTGTATACACATGTGTGCTTCGGTCGCCTCTAATAACACCATCCCGAACACGAATGTTATCACCATTCAATCTAAGTACACAGTAATTCCATTTATCATTGGTGTCAATTTCTAGAATAGCACCTGGACTAAATACAAAATCGGTATTATCTCTAATCTCAATACCACCTTGGTAAATATCGTTTACATATTCACCTATCAAATAATGACCATCTGGCAGTACAATACGACTATAGCCTTCCTTATGGGCCCAATCGATGGCTGCTTGTAAGTTCTCAGTGGTTTTAAGTGCGTTTGTTCTATTAATAGGGATGTCCCATTGAACGACATCAATGGTGTATTCTAGGTTGTTAATTATACTAGGTAATTGTACGTCAAATAGCATTTTGGGCAAGCCATTCGTATCTAAATCTTCGGCATCGGCACCATAATCTGTTGCATTCAAGTCGTCGTGGTCATTGTAGCAGGAACTCAAAAAAAGAACCGCCATAAGGAGGAGTAGGTAGTGGGTGGTTTTTTTCATGGGGCATTATTAAAATAAGGTTAACTATAAATTTGGGATATACTAAACGCCGTTTTTTGAAAAATATTTTACACCGTTTTTTTCTTATCTATAAAATGTATGAATTACATCAAATTTATAGTGCTGCGTAAACCCTTTCTAAAATTAATGGAACTTTAAAACGAGTTTTATTAGCAGGTTACACCACATAACTTCCTAAATACCTACTGGTAGCCGTAAGTGCTAAGTCTATATTCGTAAAAGTAGCCCAAAGGTGTACCGTTTCCCCATGAAATATCTCCATAAAATCGAGGGCACTCGTACCAGCTTCTCTCATGTTGTATGCCATAAAAAAATCAAAATCATTTAATCTAGGAGCATAAGCAACCACCAACAAGGCATCCGTTGGGTATGCCAATCCTTGTTGGCTGTTATTTAGCCACGCTAAGGTTAAGGCTGTAGTTCCGGCACCATGCACCATGGAGTGCGCAATACCACTCAAGCCGCCCATACCAATTAATACTTTGCTATAGTCAATTTCAAAAGCAGTCCCCGTATAGCTAACAGCCTCTTTTAAATGGTAAGACATGGCATTGTCAAAAGGTGTTTTATTACCCGTAGCACTAAAGGTTTCCGTTAGTAAGCCTTTAATAGGGCTTAAAAATTGTAGCATAAATTTAAACTTATCACGTTCCAACTGGTCGGCACTTCTTAGGGCTTTACTTATTTTATTAGGTATAGCTTGCAGTACATTTATACCTCGCCAATGACTACCAATAACGGGACCTACCTGTCCTGAAAAGTCACCTAAAACACCATTGTTGTATGTTTCCATTAATTTTATATGCATTTTGTTAATAAGCGCTAATATATAAAAAAAATAAAATAAAAACCGATTAAGTGTTGTTTTTTGACGATTAAAAGCGTAACTAGTTGGAATCTTGTTAGATATTCATTGGAGAAGGGTTTAAGAATTGTTTATAAAATAAAGGTTTTATGCTAAAAAGGAAATAGTTTTATGAGATGAGATAGGAGGAAGTCTAGTATATTTTGAATGGAAATAAAATAAAATTTCAATATTTACTATTTTCCATATACAAGTTTCTGTAATATTTTGTAGATTTAAATGCTCCCTATAATTTTTTTAATTAAAAGACACAAATTTCCAAATAGTAATTAAATTATTTGGATACACTTTTTAATATAATTAGCTAATGGGAGATAATTTTATACCTTTTAAAAGCATTGGTCTTTGTTTTAGTGGCGGTGGCTATCGCGCTACGTTTTTCGCTCTTGGTGTGGTTTCATATTTAGATAAAATTAAATACCAAAACGGCACTTTACTTGAAAATGTAGAAGCCATTAGTACCGTAAGTGGTGGAACCCTTTTAGGGATTGCCTATGCTAAAGCAGCACAAGAGCCTGATTTTAACTTCAAGGCATTTTTTAAAACCTTCTATAACCGGTTTGAACCTGTAAACGATACATTACTAGAAACGGCCATACAAAAATTAGAAGACGATACTGTTTGGGAAAGCCATCCGAACAAAAAACGATCGCTAATAAATGCCTTTGCGCTTACTTATGCCGACATGGATCTTTTTAAAGGCAATTTCGAACCTTTTAAAAAGCCCATATCAAAACATTTAAAACACGTTTGTTTCAACGCTACCGATTTTTCCTTTGGCTTAGCTTTTAGATTTCAAAATACCGGAGTGTTTGGCAATAGCCCTTTAAAAAATACTCACCTTAACGCCTTAAAATACGATGTACAATTAGGCGATATTGTGGCATCTTCCTCTTGCTTTCCTTTAGGGTTTGAACCTTTAATATTTCCAGACGATTATTTTAAAAACCAAAATACCACAGACTATAAAGCTTTAAAAAGTTTAGATCGTTTTATGGATGGTGTAGGTATTATGGATGGAGGCATTACCGATAACCAAGGTATTGGTAGCATGATAAATATTAGCGACCAAAAAAGTAGACAGCGTCCGTTAGATTTAATTATTGTTAACGATGTGGGCAGTTTTAAAATGGATCCTTGGCAACAAAATACTGCTACCATTAAAAAAAGTTCTAGTTTAAAACAGAGTATTTCAAAAATTCTAAAGTATTTTCAAATGAAACCCTTGTATTGGGTAACACTCGTAATAGGCATCGTTATTGTAGTAGGTAACTCCTTAAAGCTCCTTCATAATACTGCTTTTACAGCCCTTTACATTTTAGGAAGTATGATTATGGGGATAGGATTAACCCTTACTTTTTTAGGGGTTATAGCAGGCGTTGTAAAAAAGTTTGGCACCCATTGGTTTAAAAATGTATTTAGAAAAAATATCCCTGAGGCACTTATAGATGATGTTGCTAAGTTCGACACCTTAAATATTAACTTGATACAACAGATGTTAACAGACCGATTAACCTCTACCGTAAAAATGGTGAACGATATATTTTTAAAACAAATACGCCGTTTAAATTACGACCTCTTGTACTCTAAAGCCTCTTTAAAACATAAAATAATAACGGCTACTGTGTATGAGTTAAATGGAGAAAAAACAGCGTACACCACTAGTTTTAAGCATAATATAGCTATTAAACCAGCACCAAGTAAACTTTTAAAAGATATAGGCCTTACAGCTTCTAAAACACCAACAACACTATGGTGGGACAAAACAGATGTTGCTAAAAACAGAATGGATACTCTTATTGCCTGCGGGCAGTTTACCACCTGTTACAAATTGCTAGATTATATTTTAGAATTGAAAAAGGATGCTGAAACCCAAGATATAGACACTAAAGCTATAGATGATTTATACCACTTACTTTTAAAAGATTGGAAAGCTTTTAATGAGGACCCTTTGTTTGTGTTAGAAATATTAAATCTTTAACCCCTAGTTAAATTAGAACATCTGATTAGATGGAGTTCTACAGTATTGTCACCTCAAATACCAAAATCAAATTACTTATTAAAATACTGTATATTTGGGTACTGCATTTAAATCGCTATCTTTTGAAACGTTTTTACCTTCCCGTTTTTATAATCATTTTATGTGCAAAAGGAGTTGCACAACCTAAGGTTTTAAGTAGTGAAGAGGCTTTGAGCCGTTATGAAGCTATTAGTGCCTCCATGACAAAATCGTTTCCAGAAGATAACATAAAAACCTATAGAAGAACATCTTTCACAGAGCAGCAATTAGAAACCTATTTGTCTCAACATTACCAACGTTTAGATTTGCTACCCTTTATTAAAGGGCATCATGCTTTTAAATTACAAAGTTATCTTCATTCTGGAAATTGGTTTAAAGAAATTGGCTTTCCTCAAGCGTCTATAGCATCGTATAAAGACTTTTTGTTATATTATAACGCCAATGCGAGTCATTTAACGCTTGATGAAGCGAAAGCGCTTGTGCCATTGCGTGCCTATGCTTATGATATTTTAGCTGCTAATTATGCAAAATTGTCTTTTTTAGATAGTGCAGCTATAACCCATAAGATTAATATTAAATTTATTGAACAGTACAATATTGTTTCTTATCCGTCGTCTCTTAACAACTACGGTTTGTTTTTATATACCTATAAAAAAGACTTAGATTCGGCTTTAGTTTATTTTAATAAGGCCTATACCATTACACAAGCACGATTTCCTCAGCATACCTTAATAGGCAGTATTAGAGATAACATTGCAGATGTGTACATAAACACCCATCAACTAAAACGCGCCAAGCCTTTATATAAAGCTAATTTTGAATTTTATGCCTATGCCAAAGATGAAAATATGGGCATCAAGGACATCACGCGTTTAATAAGTGCGGGTTCCCAATTTGTAGAAACCAGTTTAAGATTAGGCCATTTAGAAGATGCCAAAACAGCCTTCCAGGGCTTAGAAACTATTATGGACACCTCCAAGACCATCCCTGTTTTACCGAGCTCTAAATTGGAATTTTTAAAGGCACAAGAGCTGCTATATGCTACACAAAACAATATATCAGCAGCTTACAACACTTTAAAATATATTGAAGTGTTGTCTGATAGTTTAATTGCAGTAGAGGCAGAGGTGGATGAAGAATGGCGAAACGAACTTAATAATATTACCTTAGATCGTGTGGCGCTAAACTTTGAAATCAACCGCATTCGAAATGAAAACAAAATTAAAAGTCAGCGTTCAAAATTATGGATTAGTACCTTGGCATCGTCTCTCGTACTTATTCTTTTACTTTTTCTGTTTTTACGTAGGCATCAACATTTTATAAATGCTAAAAACAAACAATTACTCGCCGAGCAAGCCTTAGAGAATACCGATTTAAAAGTAAAGCAGTTACATTTGGACATAAAATCGAAGGAGCGCGACTTATCCGACTTTGCCATCAGCCTTACTGAAAATCAAAAATGGGCGGAGCTTTTGGCTAGTAAAGTAGGAGCTGTTACAGCAGCACATCCTAAAGATCGTGAAGTGTTGCTGTTGGATTTGAAACAAGAAATTAAGAATAAAATAACTTTTGATAGTGATACAAAAGTGTTTTTCGAACGTTTGGATAAATTGAGTGATTCGTTTTACAGTGAATTGACAAAAAGCTTTCCAAACCTGAGTAAAAATGAAATTAGGTTATGCTCGCTCATTCGTTTAAAAATTGATAACCGGCATTTAGCCTCCTTGCAAAATATTACTTTAGCCTCTCTAAACACAAGCAGATACCGACTTCGTAAAAAATTGAATCTGCCAGAAACTGTCGATTTGGATCAGTTTATTCAAAATCTCTAATCTCAAAAAAAATATTTGTCATCACTTAATAGACCTAGGTTTTTTCATGTTGTCTATTCATTGTCTAGTGTTTGTTCATCATCTGTCTATATAAATATCAAGGTTTTAACATGAGTTTGTTATACTTTAGCCTTGTGAATATAAAATATCTTTTACTGTTTAGATTTTAAAAAATACGATAAGCATTAGTTAATAGCAAAACTGAAATGTATCATATTAAAATCTTATTACTTATGAAGAAACTTGTTTTTGGTTTAATTTTACTAGGATTAACCAACCTAGTGCAGGCACAAAATAATAGTCTAGCTGCAGTTTTTAAAACTGAAAAGCCAGCAATATACACTACTAAAGCGATGCCTATTAAAAATGCTACGTATTTAGCCTACACAGCTTTATACCAGCCAGCAAAACATATTGTGATGTTACATAAAAAAGTAGCCGAATTTAATATAAAAGCATTGGATATTTACACCCCTAAACATACCATTACGTATGATGTGGTATTTAAAGAAGGCACTAATGTTATAAAAGCCACCTACAATCATGATGGTGATGTTATTAGTTGTACCGAATCTTTTGAAGCGGTTAGACTCCCTTATAATGTGAGTTCACAATTATCAAAAGACTATCCCAAATGGTTATTTAGTAATACATGGTGTACTATTAACTATTCTGAAAACAATAGCGCAGAGGTTGTTTATTCGGTACTGCTTAAAAAGGGAACTAAAAGCAAAAAGGTAACGATAAATCCCTAGTAAAATTTTGACTATTATCAACCCGCAGGCAGACATTCTTTAGGGGATTCTGCCTGCTTTTTTATGTATTAAGTCATTCTTAAGCTTTAACTCTAATGGGTTTTAATTGAATAAATCCAAAAAGATCCAATAGTT
The genomic region above belongs to Mariniflexile litorale and contains:
- a CDS encoding DUF6515 family protein, whose product is MKTFIKVYALSALFLVAMTTQVSAQTRRGSTTTNTTVKTKSTTLAKSNTTNRRISSTKVTYKTPKKKVVSVRTVPNRTLIKHNGQDYYYANNNYYTPSRGRYIVIAPKVGFRIKVLPTNYKRVRFNNHNYFNVQGIFYTQINNEYEVVDPEIGTVVYELPEDYEKVSLDGLTYYEYANILYEKVQVNGTRAYQVVGIIDME
- a CDS encoding histidine kinase encodes the protein MILIAFFIILKEQIEDRFFQELIKKRQNNNSDGVGPPVKLFIYIQMLWYMAPLLFSIAIKTTKRWVKTEAERKEATNYKLKSELQHLHYQLQPHFFFNSLNNIYSLVDISPEQAKTSIHSLSKLMRYMLYETNLELVPLSKEIDFLKKYIDLMKLRVSDKTEVYDSFPLETSGIQIAPLLFISLIENAFKHGVSASKENHINITMTCDKKTVLFIIENDNFPKKTDDKSGSGIGLKNLEKRLQLLYTNKHVFKTTLQDNRFLVYLKIETA
- a CDS encoding right-handed parallel beta-helix repeat-containing protein, coding for MKKTTHYLLLLMAVLFLSSCYNDHDDLNATDYGADAEDLDTNGLPKMLFDVQLPSIINNLEYTIDVVQWDIPINRTNALKTTENLQAAIDWAHKEGYSRIVLPDGHYLIGEYVNDIYQGGIEIRDNTDFVFSPGAILEIDTNDKWNYCVLRLNGDNIRVRDGVIRGDRSTHVYTPRDGDGGTAHDEGHGICVWDNTNVLIENMEIQNVTGDGSLVLDSNDVTFVNNNIYNNRRQGISIVGGVRIKITENEIHHIGGTSPQFGIDIEGPGRVDEDILIQNNYFHHNKGGDIVNTSGENVYILDNVMEQGDGNTYVDGPIVSWHKTHNIIARNSITMTSGSVNGRLGYIQYSGGGKKGHNRATYVHENVCNSCGMYMYKSSDADVRRNKFLGYFVAFGDFENVILEDNVVTYSEAHPNLRFCWSYRFKNVTGFASGNYLGDTLEELPLSETKPYTMQCVVDGW
- a CDS encoding LytTR family DNA-binding domain-containing protein, encoding MSNLKITCVIVDDEPMALNLVESYVEKTPFLELKKKCSSAIEAMEFIKNEPVDLLFLDIQMPDLTGLEFSKMLPKDTRIIFTTAFDQYALEGFKVEALDYLLKPFDYAEFLAAANKASTWFRLVKGNQQSLLSEEKEFLFVKSEYKQLRIKLADVLYFEGLKDYIKIWLKDNPKAVLTLMSLKSLEEELPETKFMRVHRSFIVSLKNIEVIERSQIIINNQRITVSEQYKPKFLAFVNNNSLNT
- a CDS encoding DUF6266 family protein → METYNNGVLGDFSGQVGPVIGSHWRGINVLQAIPNKISKALRSADQLERDKFKFMLQFLSPIKGLLTETFSATGNKTPFDNAMSYHLKEAVSYTGTAFEIDYSKVLIGMGGLSGIAHSMVHGAGTTALTLAWLNNSQQGLAYPTDALLVVAYAPRLNDFDFFMAYNMREAGTSALDFMEIFHGETVHLWATFTNIDLALTATSRYLGSYVV
- a CDS encoding patatin-like phospholipase family protein codes for the protein MGDNFIPFKSIGLCFSGGGYRATFFALGVVSYLDKIKYQNGTLLENVEAISTVSGGTLLGIAYAKAAQEPDFNFKAFFKTFYNRFEPVNDTLLETAIQKLEDDTVWESHPNKKRSLINAFALTYADMDLFKGNFEPFKKPISKHLKHVCFNATDFSFGLAFRFQNTGVFGNSPLKNTHLNALKYDVQLGDIVASSSCFPLGFEPLIFPDDYFKNQNTTDYKALKSLDRFMDGVGIMDGGITDNQGIGSMINISDQKSRQRPLDLIIVNDVGSFKMDPWQQNTATIKKSSSLKQSISKILKYFQMKPLYWVTLVIGIVIVVGNSLKLLHNTAFTALYILGSMIMGIGLTLTFLGVIAGVVKKFGTHWFKNVFRKNIPEALIDDVAKFDTLNINLIQQMLTDRLTSTVKMVNDIFLKQIRRLNYDLLYSKASLKHKIITATVYELNGEKTAYTTSFKHNIAIKPAPSKLLKDIGLTASKTPTTLWWDKTDVAKNRMDTLIACGQFTTCYKLLDYILELKKDAETQDIDTKAIDDLYHLLLKDWKAFNEDPLFVLEILNL